One Phycisphaera mikurensis NBRC 102666 DNA window includes the following coding sequences:
- the recD gene encoding exodeoxyribonuclease V subunit alpha has protein sequence MSPFSAPSPTPQGAWHPDAGEASPRERAVAASVERAAVDAGDAPEIAAAAGRLAAAVVAAEARGSTCVSLADLPPGAVSTAPDASRMIAHRNDQDRSPVRDRPLVLDADAGLLFTARSWFFQERLAANLAARLGEAEAPPGDTLARLFPDAGTPEGADAAAAAAGLAASRFGVLTGGPGTGKTTAAARLLAAFLLAEEAAGRDLAGLRIVLATPTGKAAERLTASIRGSAPKLDAPEAVRGRLASLEASTVHRLLGWTPLPPERGGPFRRTAENPLAADVVLVDEASMIGLELMSRLCDAVRPDARLILMGDANQLASVEAGGVLAELVTAGEAAGPLAGRVFHLRHSRRFAPGGAIDRLARAVLAGDDDAALAQLRSADRDALATFTPAVRGLDSEAIDLLQQDDREAASLGEAEAFRLRIAGVRVLTALRDGPSGEAGLNQRLLGATAPGARTEQPSTWPAGCPVLVTRNDPETGLSNGDLGLLERPDGRPPEVAFEAAEGLRRVALALIPGARPGHAMTVHKAQGSEAHRVFVVLPDRDTEVLSRELLYTALTRVADRGGERGRLSILGPEAVLRAAIRRKGLRRGGLVAALSAAPP, from the coding sequence ATGAGTCCCTTCAGCGCGCCGTCCCCCACCCCCCAAGGGGCGTGGCACCCGGATGCTGGCGAGGCCTCTCCGCGCGAGCGCGCGGTTGCCGCGTCGGTGGAGCGGGCCGCGGTCGACGCCGGCGACGCGCCCGAGATCGCCGCCGCGGCGGGCCGGCTCGCCGCGGCGGTGGTCGCCGCCGAGGCCCGGGGCAGCACGTGCGTCTCGCTCGCCGACCTGCCGCCGGGTGCGGTCTCGACCGCGCCGGACGCGAGCCGCATGATCGCCCACCGGAACGATCAGGACCGCTCGCCCGTCCGCGATCGCCCGCTCGTGCTCGACGCCGACGCCGGCCTGCTCTTCACCGCCCGCAGCTGGTTCTTCCAGGAGCGGCTCGCGGCGAACCTCGCCGCCCGCCTCGGCGAGGCGGAGGCGCCGCCCGGCGACACGCTCGCCCGGCTCTTCCCCGACGCCGGCACGCCCGAGGGGGCCGACGCCGCGGCGGCCGCCGCCGGGCTCGCCGCCTCGCGCTTCGGCGTGCTCACCGGCGGGCCCGGCACCGGCAAGACGACCGCCGCGGCCCGCCTGCTCGCGGCCTTCCTGCTCGCCGAGGAAGCCGCGGGACGGGACCTCGCGGGGCTGAGGATCGTTCTCGCCACACCAACGGGCAAGGCGGCGGAACGGCTGACCGCGTCGATCCGGGGCTCCGCCCCGAAGCTCGACGCGCCCGAGGCCGTGCGTGGACGGCTCGCCTCCCTCGAAGCCTCGACGGTCCACCGCCTCCTCGGCTGGACCCCGCTCCCGCCCGAACGCGGCGGCCCCTTCCGCCGCACCGCCGAGAACCCGCTCGCCGCCGACGTCGTGCTCGTGGACGAGGCCTCGATGATCGGGCTGGAGCTGATGAGCCGGCTGTGCGACGCGGTGCGGCCCGATGCGCGGCTGATCCTCATGGGCGACGCCAACCAGCTCGCCAGCGTCGAGGCCGGCGGCGTGCTGGCCGAGCTGGTGACCGCCGGCGAGGCAGCGGGCCCGCTCGCCGGCCGCGTGTTCCACCTCCGCCACAGCCGGCGCTTCGCTCCCGGCGGCGCGATCGACCGCCTCGCGAGAGCCGTGCTCGCCGGCGACGACGACGCCGCGCTGGCGCAGCTGCGATCCGCGGACCGCGACGCTTTGGCGACGTTCACGCCCGCGGTCCGCGGTCTGGATTCCGAGGCCATTGACCTCCTCCAGCAAGACGATCGGGAAGCCGCCTCCCTCGGTGAGGCCGAAGCATTTCGCCTGCGCATCGCCGGCGTCCGCGTGCTCACCGCCCTCCGCGACGGCCCCTCCGGCGAAGCGGGGTTGAATCAGCGGCTGCTCGGCGCCACGGCACCCGGTGCCCGCACCGAGCAACCCTCCACCTGGCCCGCCGGCTGCCCCGTCCTCGTCACCCGCAACGACCCCGAGACCGGCCTCTCCAACGGCGACCTCGGCCTGCTCGAGCGGCCCGACGGCCGGCCGCCCGAAGTCGCCTTCGAGGCGGCCGAAGGCCTACGCCGCGTCGCCCTCGCCCTCATTCCCGGCGCCCGCCCCGGCCACGCGATGACCGTGCACAAAGCCCAGGGCAGCGAGGCCCACCGCGTCTTCGTCGTCCTCCCCGACCGCGACACCGAGGTGCTCTCCCGCGAGCTGCTCTACACCGCGCTCACCCGCGTCGCCGATCGCGGCGGCGAGCGCGGCCGCCTCAGCATCCTCGGCCCCGAAGCCGTGCTCCGCGCCGCCATCCGGCGGAAGGGCCTCCGCCGCGGCGGGCTCGTTGCCGCGTTGTCCGCTGCACCCCCGTAG
- a CDS encoding ThuA domain-containing protein, whose amino-acid sequence MLRVTVWHEHRHEKINRTVQEIYPDGMHAEMKSAIEEHLGDQVEVTTALLDQDGEHGLGNGVLENTDVLTWWGHGAHDDVRDEIAQRVAQRVREGMGFVPLHSAHYAKPFKLLLGTNNHLRWREAGERERLWVVDPGHPVTAGLDGPADEKGPGGRAEFFELPETEMYGEPFDVPTPDELVFVSWFAGGEVFRSGCGWKRGAGKIFYLRPGHETFPIYKDKNIRRVLANAVKHVAPVAGTTAYRHRSPKIEPALEKLDTGHVVDAALHEH is encoded by the coding sequence ATGCTCCGCGTCACCGTCTGGCACGAACACCGCCACGAGAAGATCAACCGAACCGTTCAGGAGATCTACCCCGACGGCATGCACGCGGAGATGAAGTCGGCGATCGAGGAGCATCTGGGTGATCAGGTCGAGGTCACCACCGCCCTGCTCGACCAGGACGGCGAGCACGGCCTCGGCAACGGCGTGCTGGAGAACACGGACGTTCTCACCTGGTGGGGCCACGGCGCCCACGACGACGTGAGGGACGAGATCGCGCAGAGGGTCGCCCAGCGGGTCCGAGAGGGCATGGGCTTCGTGCCGCTGCACTCCGCCCACTACGCCAAGCCCTTCAAGCTGCTGCTGGGCACGAACAACCACCTCCGCTGGCGGGAGGCCGGCGAGCGAGAGCGGCTGTGGGTCGTCGATCCGGGGCACCCGGTGACCGCGGGCCTCGACGGGCCCGCCGACGAGAAGGGGCCCGGCGGCCGAGCCGAGTTCTTCGAGCTGCCCGAGACCGAGATGTACGGCGAGCCCTTCGACGTCCCCACGCCCGACGAGCTGGTCTTCGTCAGCTGGTTCGCCGGCGGCGAGGTCTTCCGCTCGGGCTGCGGCTGGAAGCGCGGAGCGGGCAAGATCTTCTACCTGCGGCCCGGCCACGAGACCTTCCCGATCTACAAGGACAAGAACATCCGCCGCGTGCTCGCCAACGCGGTGAAGCACGTGGCCCCCGTGGCGGGCACGACCGCGTACCGGCATCGGTCCCCGAAGATCGAGCCGGCGCTCGAGAAGCTCGACACCGGCCACGTCGTCGACGCGGCGCTGCACGAGCATTGA
- a CDS encoding NfeD family protein, with translation MARRALLLLICLLLLAPLAGVGAAAPGAPGAVPAPRVAEPEPEVTPAPAGPTGPAETAPPATEAAAATPPPAVGSPPAATPIPRRPPLLVLPSGAEVAVIPIEGMIYDFTTDSLRRRMERARAGGATVFVLSLDTPGGVVTSAIDIAKLLKSTPEPTIAWINDQAYSAGSLIATSCDYLVVAPSSSFGDSAPVSMVGELAPTERAKALSPLLNEYRDNARANGHDYAALQAMCVLGVELYYVEDPATGRRHVVNQADHAVLVGGLSPAEADEKIAAMADLAGTGSAVGRPARELADAASAGAWRAVEQLPSGRKLPGGRLHDGSTLYTLSQTEAIDTGIAEAEARTEADLQALLNAASVSTVGQTWSEALAMFLTNPFVRMGLIAIFGIGLFVEMLAPGFGLAGGVALLALAALIGAPLLVGLSEIWHIGLMVIGVVMIVIELLATPTFGLMGIVGVGAVLAGLVLSTVPSSGGGPVPLPAPGTGGRLASATIATLLAFVVTGFASLGLMKVYGRVPGLSRLVLGDAPAIDARSAPPGPDADGAADRGPAVGETGTVRGGGLRPSGSIAIGDRWIDAVSAGGFIEEGTAVTVVEVAGNRVVVEAAA, from the coding sequence ATGGCCCGTCGCGCGTTGCTGCTGCTGATCTGTCTGCTCCTGCTCGCCCCGCTCGCCGGCGTTGGCGCGGCGGCCCCGGGGGCTCCGGGGGCGGTGCCCGCGCCTCGCGTCGCGGAGCCGGAGCCGGAGGTCACGCCCGCGCCCGCGGGTCCGACCGGTCCCGCGGAAACGGCTCCGCCCGCGACCGAGGCCGCTGCGGCCACGCCTCCGCCCGCGGTCGGTTCGCCGCCGGCGGCCACGCCGATCCCGCGCCGCCCGCCGCTCTTGGTCCTGCCCTCGGGCGCGGAGGTCGCCGTGATCCCGATCGAGGGGATGATCTACGACTTCACGACCGACTCGCTGCGGCGGCGGATGGAGCGGGCCCGGGCCGGCGGCGCGACCGTCTTCGTGCTCTCGCTGGACACGCCCGGCGGCGTCGTCACCTCCGCGATCGACATCGCCAAGCTCCTCAAGAGCACACCCGAGCCGACGATCGCCTGGATCAACGACCAGGCCTACTCCGCCGGCTCGCTCATCGCCACGTCCTGCGACTACTTGGTCGTCGCGCCCAGCAGCAGCTTCGGGGACTCGGCCCCCGTGTCGATGGTGGGCGAGCTCGCCCCCACCGAGCGGGCGAAGGCGCTCTCGCCGCTGCTCAACGAGTACCGCGACAACGCCCGGGCGAACGGCCACGACTACGCCGCGCTGCAGGCGATGTGCGTGCTCGGCGTCGAGCTGTACTACGTGGAGGATCCGGCCACCGGCCGCCGCCACGTGGTGAACCAGGCCGACCACGCCGTGCTGGTCGGGGGCCTGTCGCCCGCGGAAGCCGACGAGAAGATCGCCGCCATGGCCGACCTCGCCGGCACGGGGAGCGCCGTGGGACGCCCGGCCCGCGAGCTCGCCGACGCCGCCTCGGCCGGCGCGTGGCGGGCGGTGGAGCAGCTGCCCAGCGGGCGGAAGCTGCCCGGGGGCCGGTTGCACGACGGCAGCACGCTCTACACGCTCAGCCAGACCGAGGCGATCGACACCGGCATCGCCGAGGCCGAGGCCCGCACCGAGGCCGACCTCCAGGCCCTGCTCAATGCCGCCTCGGTGAGCACCGTCGGGCAGACCTGGAGCGAGGCCCTCGCGATGTTCCTGACCAACCCCTTCGTGCGGATGGGCCTCATCGCGATCTTCGGCATCGGCCTCTTCGTGGAGATGCTCGCGCCGGGCTTCGGCCTCGCCGGCGGCGTCGCCCTCCTTGCCTTGGCCGCGCTGATCGGGGCGCCGCTGCTGGTGGGCCTCTCGGAGATCTGGCACATCGGGTTGATGGTGATCGGGGTGGTCATGATCGTGATCGAGCTGCTCGCCACGCCCACCTTCGGCCTGATGGGCATCGTCGGCGTGGGCGCCGTGCTCGCCGGGCTGGTGCTGTCGACCGTGCCCAGCTCCGGCGGCGGCCCGGTGCCGCTGCCCGCCCCGGGCACCGGCGGCCGCCTCGCCTCGGCCACGATCGCAACGCTCTTGGCCTTCGTCGTCACCGGCTTCGCGTCGCTGGGCCTGATGAAGGTCTACGGCCGCGTGCCCGGGCTTTCCCGCCTCGTGCTCGGCGACGCGCCGGCGATCGACGCCCGCTCTGCGCCCCCGGGCCCGGACGCGGACGGCGCCGCGGACCGCGGCCCGGCCGTCGGTGAAACCGGCACGGTCCGCGGCGGCGGCCTCCGCC